GTGCGACCGCCGTCGTCGAAGGTATTGGCGACCACGGTTGCGAGTACATGACCGGTGGCCAGACGCTGATCATCGGCCGGACCGGCCGTAACTTCGGTGCCGGCATGTCCGGTGGTACCGCTTATGTGCTGGACCTCCAGCCTGAGCGCGTCAACAAGCTGGCGCTCGACACCGGTGAACTCCAACTCCTGGAGCTCGACGCCGAAGACCGCGACATCGTGCACGGCCTGCTCACCAAGCACGTCGAGGAAACCGAATCCGTCCTGGCCGGCCGTCTGCTCGAGAACTTCGACGACACCGCCGCCCGCATCACCAAAGTACTGCCGCGCGACTACGCCGCAGTCCTGCAGACCCGTCTCGACGCCATCGAAGAGGGCCTTGACCCCGATGGCGAAGAAGTATGGTCCCGAATCCTGGAGGTAACCGGTGGCTGATCCACGCGGATTTCTGAAAGTCAGGCAGCGCGAAACGCAGCCACGCCGTCCCGTTCCCGTTCGCATCATGGACTGGAAAGAAGTTTACGAAGCCCAGGAAAAGGGTGTCCTGAAGAGCCAGGCCGGCCGCTGCATGGACTGTGGCGTTCCGTTCTGCCACCAGGGCTGCCCCTTGGGCAACCTGATTCCCGAGTGGAACGACCTCGTGTGGCGTGACAAGGGTGAAGAAGCGATTGAGCGCCTTCACGCCACGAACAACTTCCCGGAGTTCACGGGCCGCCTGTGTCCGGCGCCCTGCGAGGCGTCGTGCGTGCTGGGGATCAACCAGCCCGCCGTCACCATCAAGCAGGTTGAGGTATCGATCATCGACCAGGCCTTCGAGAACGACTGGGTCCAGCCCCTTCCGCCGACGCGCCTCACCGGCAAGACGGTGGCCGTTGTCGGTTCCGGTCCTGCTGGCTTGGCAGTCGCGCAGCAGCTGACGCGGGTGGGCCACACCGTTGCCGTTTACGAGCGCGATGACAAAATCGGTGGCCTGCTCCGCTACGGCATCCCCGACTTCAAAATGGAGAAGGAACAGGTTGACCGCCGCCTGGAGCAGATGAAGGCAGAGGGAACCCGTTTCCGTACCGGAGTGGCCGTCGGCACCGACGTCACCTGGGAGCAGCTGCGCCGTCGTTACGACGCCGTGGTTGTTGCAACCGGCGCGACCGTCCCGCGCGATCTTCCCATCCCGGGCCGTGACCTCGAGGGCGTCCACTTCGCCATGGACTACCTGGTTCCGTCGAACCGGGCCGTCGCGGGGGAGAAGCCCGAGAACCACATCGATGCCCGTGGCAAGCACGTCGTCATCCTGGGTGGTGGCGATACGGGTGCTGACTGCATCGGTACCGCCCACCGCCACCAGGCAGCGTCGGTGACCACGCTCGCGATCGGCAAGCAGCCGCCGTCGGAACGTGCCCTCCACCAGCCGTGGCCAACCTTCCCCACCCTTTTCGAGGTCGCCAGCGCCCACGAAGAAGGCGGCGAACGTACTTACCTTGCATCCACCGTTGAATTTGTCGGAGAAAACGGCAAGCTCACGGGAGTCAAGGTTGCTGAAACCGAGTTCGTGGACGGCAAACGCCTGCCCAAGGCCGGTACTGAGCGGGTTATTCCTGCTGACCTTGTGTTCTTGAGCCTTGGCTTCACCGGTGCTGAGCCGGCAGGGATCACGGAACAGGTCAGCGCAGAGTTCGACGGTCGGGGCAACGTTGCCCGCGACGGCTACTACATGACGAACACTGAAGGTGTGTTCGTTGCCGGCGATGCCGGACGTGGCCAGTCACTGATTGTGTGG
This Paenarthrobacter sp. GOM3 DNA region includes the following protein-coding sequences:
- a CDS encoding glutamate synthase subunit beta, giving the protein MADPRGFLKVRQRETQPRRPVPVRIMDWKEVYEAQEKGVLKSQAGRCMDCGVPFCHQGCPLGNLIPEWNDLVWRDKGEEAIERLHATNNFPEFTGRLCPAPCEASCVLGINQPAVTIKQVEVSIIDQAFENDWVQPLPPTRLTGKTVAVVGSGPAGLAVAQQLTRVGHTVAVYERDDKIGGLLRYGIPDFKMEKEQVDRRLEQMKAEGTRFRTGVAVGTDVTWEQLRRRYDAVVVATGATVPRDLPIPGRDLEGVHFAMDYLVPSNRAVAGEKPENHIDARGKHVVILGGGDTGADCIGTAHRHQAASVTTLAIGKQPPSERALHQPWPTFPTLFEVASAHEEGGERTYLASTVEFVGENGKLTGVKVAETEFVDGKRLPKAGTERVIPADLVFLSLGFTGAEPAGITEQVSAEFDGRGNVARDGYYMTNTEGVFVAGDAGRGQSLIVWAIAEGRACAAAVDKFLMGSTILPAPVAPTDRAIAVL